In Lepus europaeus isolate LE1 chromosome 23, mLepTim1.pri, whole genome shotgun sequence, a single genomic region encodes these proteins:
- the LOC133751858 gene encoding immunoglobulin iota chain-like — protein sequence MSWIPVWLLLLAQCAGGGLQPALHQPPSVSSALGTTVRLACTLSRDHSVGLHSIFWYQQRLGHPPRFLLRYFSHSNQGHGPGIPPRFSGSKDVARNSGYLIISELRPEDEAVYYCAMGSLEEEMERKRGEEEEPAASGSQVPKDSAP from the exons ATGTCCTGGATTCCAGTTTGGCTCCTGCTACTTGCCCAGTGCGCAG GCGGTGGCCTTCAGCCGGCCTTGCACCAGCCGCCGTCCGTGTCTTCGGCCCTGGGGACCACGGTCCGTCTCGCCTGCACCCTGAGCCGGGACCACAGCGTGGGACTACACAGCATCTTCTGGtatcagcagaggctgggccacccGCCCAGGTTCCTGCTGCGGTACTTCTCCCACTCCAACCAGGGCCATGGCCCCGGGATCCCTCCTCGCTTCTCCGGATCCAAGGACGTGGCCCGGAACAGCGGCTACCTGATCATCTCGGAGCTGCGGCCGGAGGATGAGGCTGTGTATTATTGCGCCATGGGCAGcctggaggaggagatggagaggaagaggggggaggaagaggagcctgCGGCCTCAGGGTCCCAGGTGCCCAAGGACAGCGCACCTTGA